In the Telopea speciosissima isolate NSW1024214 ecotype Mountain lineage chromosome 2, Tspe_v1, whole genome shotgun sequence genome, one interval contains:
- the LOC122653108 gene encoding WAT1-related protein At5g40240-like isoform X2, which yields MRVSSPLWDALVFAAMVMAECASIGLITLSKAAMSRGMSNFIFIMYSYALATLILLPFACFFHRPTLRPITFSLLCKMFLLGLIGYLVQVFAYTGINYSSPTLSAAMSNLTPAFTFILAVLFRMEKLHWKSSSSQAKSIGTIVSISGAFVVTLYKGPPIMMDPSSSNSLNRLHLSSQSNWVIGGIFFAADCLLSAIWYTFQAAIVKEYPEELTLTCLYSFFGTFHSAIGSLIAERDQSAWILKPDLALITIVYSAILGFGFSVGTITWALHQKGPLYVAMFRPLGIVIAVVMGVLFLGDTFYLGSMVGSITITAGFYAVIWGKSQEEKLDKGIGVTSLESSTERAPLLQGN from the exons atgagggtGAGCTCACCTTTATGGGATGCACTGGTGTTTGCAGCGATGGTGATGGCGGAGTGTGCCTCGATAGGTTTAATCACACTTAGCAAAGCAGCCATGTCTAGAGGGATGAGCAATTTCATCTTCATTATGTACTCCTATGCTCTTGCCACcctcatcctcctccccttTGCCTGCTTCTTCCACAG GCCAACTCTCCGTCCAATCACCTTTTCCCTTCTCTGTAAAATGTTCCTTCTTGGCCTAATTGGGTACC TGGTGCAAGTTTTCGCATATACTGGCATTAACTACAGCTCTCCTACTCTCTCTGCGGCTATGAGCAACCTTACACCTGCTTTTACCTTCATACTTGCCGTTCTTTTCAG GATGGAGAAGTTACATTGGAAAAGCTCAAGCAGTCAAGCTAAATCAATTGGAACCATTGTATCAATCTCAGGGGCATTCGTTGTGACTCTCTATAAGGGCCCACCAATCATGATGGATCCATCATCTTCTAACTCATTAAATCGACTTCATCTCTCTTCACAGTCAAATTGGGTTATTGGAGGTATTTTCTTTGCTGCTGATTGTTTGTTGTCTGCAATATGGTATACCTTCCAG GCAGCAATTGTTAAGGAGTATCCAGAAGAACTCACCCTGACCTGTCTCTATTCCTTCTTTGGTACCTTTCATTCTGCAATAGGATCTCTGATTGCAGAACGAGACCAAAGTGCGTGGATATTAAAGCCTGATTTGGCGTTGATTACTATTGTCTACTCA GCAATTCTTGGGTTTGGATTCAGTGTTGGTACTATAACATGGGCCTTGCACCAGAAGGGCCCTCTTTATGTTGCCATGTTCAGGCCTTTGGGGATTGTTATTGCAGTTGTTATGGGAGTCCTTTTTCTTGGGGACACCTTCTATCTGGGAAG TATGGTTGGCTCAATTACCATCACTGCTGGGTTTTATGCTGTGATATGGGGAAAATCCCAAGAAGAGAAATTGGATAAAGGTATCGGGGTTACAAGCTTGGAGTCTTCAACTGAAAGGGCCCCTCTTTTGCAAGGAAATTAA
- the LOC122653108 gene encoding WAT1-related protein At5g40240-like isoform X4, with amino-acid sequence MRVSSPLWDALVFAAMVMAECASIGLITLSKAAMSRGMSNFIFIMYSYALATLILLPFACFFHRPTLRPITFSLLCKMFLLGLIGMEKLHWKSSSSQAKSIGTIVSISGAFVVTLYKGPPIMMDPSSSNSLNRLHLSSQSNWVIGGIFFAADCLLSAIWYTFQAAIVKEYPEELTLTCLYSFFGTFHSAIGSLIAERDQSAWILKPDLALITIVYSAILGFGFSVGTITWALHQKGPLYVAMFRPLGIVIAVVMGVLFLGDTFYLGSMVGSITITAGFYAVIWGKSQEEKLDKGIGVTSLESSTERAPLLQGN; translated from the exons atgagggtGAGCTCACCTTTATGGGATGCACTGGTGTTTGCAGCGATGGTGATGGCGGAGTGTGCCTCGATAGGTTTAATCACACTTAGCAAAGCAGCCATGTCTAGAGGGATGAGCAATTTCATCTTCATTATGTACTCCTATGCTCTTGCCACcctcatcctcctccccttTGCCTGCTTCTTCCACAG GCCAACTCTCCGTCCAATCACCTTTTCCCTTCTCTGTAAAATGTTCCTTCTTGGCCTAATTGG GATGGAGAAGTTACATTGGAAAAGCTCAAGCAGTCAAGCTAAATCAATTGGAACCATTGTATCAATCTCAGGGGCATTCGTTGTGACTCTCTATAAGGGCCCACCAATCATGATGGATCCATCATCTTCTAACTCATTAAATCGACTTCATCTCTCTTCACAGTCAAATTGGGTTATTGGAGGTATTTTCTTTGCTGCTGATTGTTTGTTGTCTGCAATATGGTATACCTTCCAG GCAGCAATTGTTAAGGAGTATCCAGAAGAACTCACCCTGACCTGTCTCTATTCCTTCTTTGGTACCTTTCATTCTGCAATAGGATCTCTGATTGCAGAACGAGACCAAAGTGCGTGGATATTAAAGCCTGATTTGGCGTTGATTACTATTGTCTACTCA GCAATTCTTGGGTTTGGATTCAGTGTTGGTACTATAACATGGGCCTTGCACCAGAAGGGCCCTCTTTATGTTGCCATGTTCAGGCCTTTGGGGATTGTTATTGCAGTTGTTATGGGAGTCCTTTTTCTTGGGGACACCTTCTATCTGGGAAG TATGGTTGGCTCAATTACCATCACTGCTGGGTTTTATGCTGTGATATGGGGAAAATCCCAAGAAGAGAAATTGGATAAAGGTATCGGGGTTACAAGCTTGGAGTCTTCAACTGAAAGGGCCCCTCTTTTGCAAGGAAATTAA
- the LOC122653108 gene encoding WAT1-related protein At5g40240-like isoform X1, giving the protein MRVSSPLWDALVFAAMVMAECASIGLITLSKAAMSRGMSNFIFIMYSYALATLILLPFACFFHRPTLRPITFSLLCKMFLLGLIGYLVQVFAYTGINYSSPTLSAAMSNLTPAFTFILAVLFRMEKLHWKSSSSQAKSIGTIVSISGAFVVTLYKGPPIMMDPSSSNSLNRLHLSSQSNWVIGGIFFAADCLLSAIWYTFQAAIVKEYPEELTLTCLYSFFGTFHSAIGSLIAERDQSAWILKPDLALITIVYSAILGFGFSVGTITWALHQKGPLYVAMFRPLGIVIAVVMGVLFLGDTFYLGSMVGSITITAGFYAVIWGKSQEEKLDKGIGVTSLESSTERAPLLQGN; this is encoded by the exons atgagggtGAGCTCACCTTTATGGGATGCACTGGTGTTTGCAGCGATGGTGATGGCGGAGTGTGCCTCGATAGGTTTAATCACACTTAGCAAAGCAGCCATGTCTAGAGGGATGAGCAATTTCATCTTCATTATGTACTCCTATGCTCTTGCCACcctcatcctcctccccttTGCCTGCTTCTTCCACAG GCCAACTCTCCGTCCAATCACCTTTTCCCTTCTCTGTAAAATGTTCCTTCTTGGCCTAATTGG ATATTTGGTGCAAGTTTTCGCATATACTGGCATTAACTACAGCTCTCCTACTCTCTCTGCGGCTATGAGCAACCTTACACCTGCTTTTACCTTCATACTTGCCGTTCTTTTCAG GATGGAGAAGTTACATTGGAAAAGCTCAAGCAGTCAAGCTAAATCAATTGGAACCATTGTATCAATCTCAGGGGCATTCGTTGTGACTCTCTATAAGGGCCCACCAATCATGATGGATCCATCATCTTCTAACTCATTAAATCGACTTCATCTCTCTTCACAGTCAAATTGGGTTATTGGAGGTATTTTCTTTGCTGCTGATTGTTTGTTGTCTGCAATATGGTATACCTTCCAG GCAGCAATTGTTAAGGAGTATCCAGAAGAACTCACCCTGACCTGTCTCTATTCCTTCTTTGGTACCTTTCATTCTGCAATAGGATCTCTGATTGCAGAACGAGACCAAAGTGCGTGGATATTAAAGCCTGATTTGGCGTTGATTACTATTGTCTACTCA GCAATTCTTGGGTTTGGATTCAGTGTTGGTACTATAACATGGGCCTTGCACCAGAAGGGCCCTCTTTATGTTGCCATGTTCAGGCCTTTGGGGATTGTTATTGCAGTTGTTATGGGAGTCCTTTTTCTTGGGGACACCTTCTATCTGGGAAG TATGGTTGGCTCAATTACCATCACTGCTGGGTTTTATGCTGTGATATGGGGAAAATCCCAAGAAGAGAAATTGGATAAAGGTATCGGGGTTACAAGCTTGGAGTCTTCAACTGAAAGGGCCCCTCTTTTGCAAGGAAATTAA
- the LOC122653108 gene encoding WAT1-related protein At5g40240-like isoform X3, which yields MRVSSPLWDALVFAAMVMAECASIGLITLSKAAMSRGMSNFIFIMYSYALATLILLPFACFFHRPTLRPITFSLLCKMFLLGLIGYLVQVFAYTGINYSSPTLSAAMSNLTPAFTFILAVLFRMEKLHWKSSSSQAKSIGTIVSISGAFVVTLYKGPPIMMDPSSSNSLNRLHLSSQSNWVIGGIFFAADCLLSAIWYNFQAAIVKEYPEELTLTCLYSFFGTFHSAIGSLIAERDQSAWILKPDLALITIVYSAILGFGFSVGTITWALHQKGPLYVAMFRPLGIVIAVVMGVLFLGDTFYLGSMVGSITITAGFYAVIWGKSQEEKLDKGIGVTSLESSTERAPLLQGN from the exons atgagggtGAGCTCACCTTTATGGGATGCACTGGTGTTTGCAGCGATGGTGATGGCGGAGTGTGCCTCGATAGGTTTAATCACACTTAGCAAAGCAGCCATGTCTAGAGGGATGAGCAATTTCATCTTCATTATGTACTCCTATGCTCTTGCCACcctcatcctcctccccttTGCCTGCTTCTTCCACAG GCCAACTCTCCGTCCAATCACCTTTTCCCTTCTCTGTAAAATGTTCCTTCTTGGCCTAATTGG ATATTTGGTGCAAGTTTTCGCATATACTGGCATTAACTACAGCTCTCCTACTCTCTCTGCGGCTATGAGCAACCTTACACCTGCTTTTACCTTCATACTTGCCGTTCTTTTCAG GATGGAGAAGTTACATTGGAAAAGCTCAAGCAGTCAAGCTAAATCAATTGGAACCATTGTATCAATCTCAGGGGCATTCGTTGTGACTCTCTATAAGGGCCCACCAATCATGATGGATCCATCATCTTCTAACTCATTAAATCGACTTCATCTCTCTTCACAGTCAAATTGGGTTATTGGAGGTATTTTCTTTGCTGCTGATTGTTTGTTGTCTGCAATATGGTATA ATTTCCAGGCAGCAATTGTTAAGGAGTATCCAGAAGAACTCACCCTGACCTGTCTCTATTCCTTCTTTGGTACCTTTCATTCTGCAATAGGATCTCTGATTGCAGAACGAGACCAAAGTGCGTGGATATTAAAGCCTGATTTGGCGTTGATTACTATTGTCTACTCA GCAATTCTTGGGTTTGGATTCAGTGTTGGTACTATAACATGGGCCTTGCACCAGAAGGGCCCTCTTTATGTTGCCATGTTCAGGCCTTTGGGGATTGTTATTGCAGTTGTTATGGGAGTCCTTTTTCTTGGGGACACCTTCTATCTGGGAAG TATGGTTGGCTCAATTACCATCACTGCTGGGTTTTATGCTGTGATATGGGGAAAATCCCAAGAAGAGAAATTGGATAAAGGTATCGGGGTTACAAGCTTGGAGTCTTCAACTGAAAGGGCCCCTCTTTTGCAAGGAAATTAA
- the LOC122652399 gene encoding transmembrane protein 120 homolog isoform X2 produces MGDSASENSQNKIAEEVSRVVELSKELQDSASSLITKASNEEQALRQRVAVLDSNIQKLRSSIDSAVEKSSLDRKEAEKLDEELYKAKCILTDGDASSYLPSKSNGSFLKMFLGPINVRANRKDIQLKVKEEYNSYRDRTAFLFLLFPSALLFLGSKLWNGCLPALPVQLYQAWLLFLYTSLALRENILRANGSDIRPWWIYHHYCAMVMALISLTWEIKGQPDCANKQARRMDVVWGETAGVEGQLLLLCPLLFILQGFEAYVGLLLLRTVRDGVVSEWQVVVCGILLVVMAVGNFTNTVETLMAKSRVKAKMRTKSKLELDQARLR; encoded by the exons ATGGGGGATTCAGCGAGTGAGAACTCGCAGAACAAGATAGCGGAAGAGGTTTCGAGAGTGGTTGAGCTCTCCAAGGAGTTGCAGGATTCGGCTTCATCGCTGATCACCAAGGCTTCCAACGAAGAACAAGCTTTACGTCAGCGTGTTGCTGTTCTTGATTCTAATATTCAGAAACTCCGGTCTTCGATCGATTCCGCTGTCGAGAAATCCTCCTTAGATCGTAAGGAAGCTGAGAAG ctGGATGAAGAATTATACAAAGCAAAATGCATTTTAACTGATGGAGACGCGTCTTCGTATCTTCCGAGCAAATCCAATG GTAGTTTTCTGAAGATGTTTCTTGGTCCTATCAACGTACGTGCCAATAGGAAAGATATTCAATTGAAAGTAAAAGAGGAGTACAACAGTTACAGG GATAGAACtgcttttctatttcttcttttcccatcAGCACTACTTTTCTTGGGGTCCAAGTTATGGAATGGATGCTTGCCGGCATTGCCAGTTCAGCTTTACCAG GCTTGGCTATTGTTTCTCTACACAAGTTTGGCTTTGCGAGAGAATATATTGAGAGCAAACGGAAGTGATATTCGTCCATG GTGGATATACCACCACTACTGTGCTATGGTGATGGCACTTATCAGCCTCACATGGGAGATAAAAGGGCAACCTGACTGTGCCAACAAGCAG GCAAGGAGAATGGATGTTGTGTGGGGAGAAACTGCCGGTGTAGAAGGTCAACTGTTGCTGTTATGCCCCCTACTTTTCATTTTGCAG GGTTTTGAAGCATATGTCGGACTATTGCTCCTCAGGACTGTGCGGGATGGTGTTGTTTCTGAATGGCAG GTAGTTGTTTGTGGGATACTTTTGGTTGTGATGGCGGTTGGGAACTTCACAAACACAGTAGAGACACTCATGGCAAAGTCGAGGGTTAAAGCAAAAATGAGAACAAAGAGCAAGCTGGAATTAGATCAAGCTAGATTGAGATAG
- the LOC122652399 gene encoding transmembrane protein 120 homolog isoform X1 translates to MGDSASENSQNKIAEEVSRVVELSKELQDSASSLITKASNEEQALRQRVAVLDSNIQKLRSSIDSAVEKSSLDRKEAEKLDEELYKAKCILTDGDASSYLPSKSNGSFLKMFLGPINVRANRKDIQLKVKEEYNSYRDRTAFLFLLFPSALLFLGSKLWNGCLPALPVQLYQAWLLFLYTSLALRENILRANGSDIRPWWIYHHYCAMVMALISLTWEIKGQPDCANKQRGVKLFLIWAIMQGFAMMLQNRYQRQRLYTRIALGKARRMDVVWGETAGVEGQLLLLCPLLFILQGFEAYVGLLLLRTVRDGVVSEWQVVVCGILLVVMAVGNFTNTVETLMAKSRVKAKMRTKSKLELDQARLR, encoded by the exons ATGGGGGATTCAGCGAGTGAGAACTCGCAGAACAAGATAGCGGAAGAGGTTTCGAGAGTGGTTGAGCTCTCCAAGGAGTTGCAGGATTCGGCTTCATCGCTGATCACCAAGGCTTCCAACGAAGAACAAGCTTTACGTCAGCGTGTTGCTGTTCTTGATTCTAATATTCAGAAACTCCGGTCTTCGATCGATTCCGCTGTCGAGAAATCCTCCTTAGATCGTAAGGAAGCTGAGAAG ctGGATGAAGAATTATACAAAGCAAAATGCATTTTAACTGATGGAGACGCGTCTTCGTATCTTCCGAGCAAATCCAATG GTAGTTTTCTGAAGATGTTTCTTGGTCCTATCAACGTACGTGCCAATAGGAAAGATATTCAATTGAAAGTAAAAGAGGAGTACAACAGTTACAGG GATAGAACtgcttttctatttcttcttttcccatcAGCACTACTTTTCTTGGGGTCCAAGTTATGGAATGGATGCTTGCCGGCATTGCCAGTTCAGCTTTACCAG GCTTGGCTATTGTTTCTCTACACAAGTTTGGCTTTGCGAGAGAATATATTGAGAGCAAACGGAAGTGATATTCGTCCATG GTGGATATACCACCACTACTGTGCTATGGTGATGGCACTTATCAGCCTCACATGGGAGATAAAAGGGCAACCTGACTGTGCCAACAAGCAG AGAGGTGTAAAACTGTTCCTGATATGGGCTATAATGCAAGGTTTTGCAATGATGCTGCAAAATAGATATCAACGCCAGAGACTGTACACTCGTATTGCATTGGGAAAG GCAAGGAGAATGGATGTTGTGTGGGGAGAAACTGCCGGTGTAGAAGGTCAACTGTTGCTGTTATGCCCCCTACTTTTCATTTTGCAG GGTTTTGAAGCATATGTCGGACTATTGCTCCTCAGGACTGTGCGGGATGGTGTTGTTTCTGAATGGCAG GTAGTTGTTTGTGGGATACTTTTGGTTGTGATGGCGGTTGGGAACTTCACAAACACAGTAGAGACACTCATGGCAAAGTCGAGGGTTAAAGCAAAAATGAGAACAAAGAGCAAGCTGGAATTAGATCAAGCTAGATTGAGATAG